In Planctomycetia bacterium, the genomic window TCGCCATAGAGGCACTTGACGTGTATGCCGTTTTAAGCGATTCGAAGTGGCTCGACCAACTTCATGGGTCGTACCTTACGCCCCAGCAGAATCAACAAGTGCGGGAGGCCGCCTACGAGACCCTGTTGCTGCTGGTCAAAAGTCATCCGGAGGGAGAGCTTCTCGAATGGCTTGACCGTGCCCGTTCGTTCCACGAGCCCACACGAGCCTTCTGGTTCCTTCGCCGGAAGGCGCACGCGCAAATGAACGACGACCAGGCCGCGGCGGACGCTGAGCGGCAGTTTATCGCAACAGAAGCTCGAACTGTGTGGGACCATTGCATACCCAGTCAGGATGTAGTCGACGTCCAAGCCCGGATCCCGTTCTACCAGGCCGCGCTCCGCGTTCAGCCGAATCACTATTATTCACTGTATAGCATCGGTGACTGTTTGGCAGCGGAGGAAGTCAATCGCCTGCCCGAGGCGATCGCCTACTTTTCCGCCTGCATCGCCCTGAGGCAGGACGACGTGGATGCCTGGACGGCGCGAGCCGAATGCCACCGGAAGCTAGGGCACTTGGATGAGGCGGAAGCCGACTACTCGGCCGCCGTTGGCAATGCCCGAGGTAGTTTCGACCAGTTCAACGCTCACGCGAGACGCGGCCGGTTCTATCAAGCCCTGGGAAGGGGCGACGATGCTGAGCGGGATTGGACGCGATACGTCACTATGTCCGAGGAGATCTGGAACAGTGCCCAGTTGAACACAGGACCAGAGAATGCTGGGGCGGTTTTCCACAGGGTGACCAACCTCACACGCATCTATTGGGAGTTGGGACGCTTCGAAGACGCCGTGCAGCTAGCCCGCGATGCATTCTTCAAATTCAAAGCCGAGTTCGGATTGGACAACAAGTATACGCGAGAGACTTTATGTTATCTGTCCGAGTCGTATTCGCGGGCGGGAGATTTCGAAAAGGC contains:
- a CDS encoding tetratricopeptide repeat protein; translation: MNDDQAAADAERQFIATEARTVWDHCIPSQDVVDVQARIPFYQAALRVQPNHYYSLYSIGDCLAAEEVNRLPEAIAYFSACIALRQDDVDAWTARAECHRKLGHLDEAEADYSAAVGNARGSFDQFNAHARRGRFYQALGRGDDAERDWTRYVTMSEEIWNSAQLNTGPENAGAVFHRVTNLTRIYWELGRFEDAVQLARDAFFKFKAEFGLDNKYTRETLCYLSESYSRAGDFEKAVEYQLEAVRLMTAKWGPDSFYATVHMRNLAEVYDRAHDFSKAESLYRTIFDSRRIRLGPLHPQTMEVMALIGRTLLHQGRYGEAELLLRECVAVLDTSQPHAWMTLPGSVKSHLGGALLGLAHELKASDAAAAEAKLVEAEPLLLDGYASLKVRDAKSHIYDSYERIYLTQAIQRLVELYIEWDKPDEAAKWQKELVPRPQPKPVPSADFPPTPDKP